Proteins from a genomic interval of Gluconacetobacter diazotrophicus PA1 5:
- a CDS encoding YceD family protein: MEAEFSRKVAVGRIAASGKEVTIEAEKAERVALARRLGLPAVHALSCRYRLTPGRQGEVLAEGWLTAEVEQVCVVTTDHFTDVLAENFTARFVPAERFREDEDLDPEAIDEIPYERDMIDLGELAAEELSLVLAPYPRAPGSVLPEGVGHVDAPPANPEDEEEGARPSPFAALAALKKGSH; the protein is encoded by the coding sequence ATGGAGGCGGAATTTTCCCGTAAGGTGGCGGTGGGCCGAATCGCGGCGTCGGGCAAGGAAGTGACCATCGAGGCCGAAAAGGCGGAACGCGTCGCCCTGGCCAGGCGCCTGGGCCTGCCGGCCGTCCACGCGCTGTCCTGCCGCTATCGCCTGACGCCGGGTCGGCAGGGCGAGGTCCTGGCCGAAGGCTGGCTGACCGCGGAGGTGGAACAGGTCTGCGTGGTCACGACCGACCATTTCACCGACGTGCTGGCCGAAAATTTCACGGCGCGCTTCGTCCCCGCCGAACGGTTCCGCGAGGACGAGGACCTGGACCCCGAGGCGATCGACGAGATCCCCTACGAACGGGACATGATCGACCTGGGGGAACTGGCGGCCGAGGAACTGTCGCTGGTGCTGGCCCCCTATCCGCGCGCGCCGGGTAGCGTGCTGCCCGAGGGCGTGGGGCATGTCGACGCGCCGCCGGCCAATCCCGAGGACGAGGAGGAGGGCGCCCGTCCATCGCCCTTCGCCGCCCTCGCGGCCCTGAAAAAGGGGTCGCATTAG
- the rpmF gene encoding 50S ribosomal protein L32 encodes MAVPKRKTSPSRRGMRRSHEALSVQAHAECANCGELKRPHHVCSHCGHYDGREVVAAGKTLKTAVRA; translated from the coding sequence ATGGCTGTACCCAAGAGAAAAACCTCGCCGTCCCGTCGCGGCATGCGCCGCAGCCACGAGGCGCTGAGCGTCCAGGCCCATGCGGAATGCGCGAACTGCGGCGAACTGAAGCGCCCGCATCACGTCTGCAGCCATTGCGGTCATTATGACGGCCGTGAAGTCGTTGCCGCCGGCAAGACGCTGAAGACCGCTGTCCGGGCCTGA
- the plsX gene encoding phosphate acyltransferase PlsX, giving the protein MSETGSSFSGAEPFTLAVDGMGGDGGPEVVVAGLAIAADRHPGARVLLIGDEATLRQELARHPKAAAICTIRPANSAIPMDMKPTAALRVRDSSMRLSMDAVAQGEAQGVVSAGNSGAMLALAKIVVKTLPGVSRPAMAAISPTLKGDVVMLDLGANVACDWRNLVEFAVMGEAFAKAVLGLPAPTIGLLNVGSEELKGDEKLRQAADVLRNSSLAAQFHGFVEGHDITAGTTDVVVTDGFTGNVALKTGEGALKMAFVLLRQVFRSGLLAKLGYLLVRPGLERMREWLDPRRYNGAVFVGLNGVVVKSHGGTDAEGFASAVDVAMDMVTHRFNESIREQLSRLDTLAAMRSGAEKEHPAVAAVS; this is encoded by the coding sequence ATGAGCGAGACAGGTTCCTCTTTTTCCGGGGCAGAGCCCTTCACGCTGGCCGTCGACGGCATGGGTGGGGACGGCGGTCCGGAAGTTGTTGTGGCCGGTCTGGCGATCGCGGCGGACAGGCATCCCGGTGCGCGGGTCCTGCTGATCGGGGATGAAGCGACGCTCCGCCAGGAACTGGCCCGTCACCCCAAGGCCGCGGCAATCTGCACCATCCGGCCCGCCAACAGTGCCATTCCAATGGACATGAAGCCGACGGCGGCGTTGCGCGTGCGCGATTCGTCGATGCGGCTGTCGATGGACGCCGTGGCCCAGGGGGAAGCCCAGGGCGTGGTCTCCGCCGGCAACAGCGGCGCGATGCTGGCGCTGGCCAAGATCGTTGTCAAAACCCTTCCCGGTGTTTCCCGCCCCGCCATGGCCGCCATCAGCCCGACGCTGAAGGGCGATGTCGTGATGCTGGATCTGGGGGCCAACGTCGCCTGCGACTGGCGCAACCTGGTGGAATTCGCCGTGATGGGCGAGGCCTTCGCCAAGGCGGTGCTGGGTTTGCCCGCCCCCACGATCGGCCTGCTGAATGTCGGGTCCGAGGAACTGAAGGGCGACGAGAAGCTGCGCCAGGCAGCCGATGTCCTGCGCAATTCATCCCTGGCGGCGCAGTTCCACGGCTTCGTCGAAGGGCATGACATCACGGCGGGCACGACCGACGTGGTCGTGACCGACGGCTTCACCGGCAACGTGGCGTTGAAGACCGGCGAAGGGGCGCTGAAGATGGCGTTCGTCCTTCTGCGCCAGGTCTTCCGCTCCGGCCTGCTGGCCAAGCTGGGCTATCTGCTGGTGCGTCCGGGGCTGGAGCGCATGCGGGAATGGCTGGACCCACGGCGTTATAACGGCGCGGTATTCGTGGGCCTCAATGGTGTCGTGGTCAAATCGCATGGCGGGACCGATGCCGAAGGCTTTGCATCCGCCGTGGATGTTGCCATGGATATGGTAACGCACCGTTTCAATGAGAGCATACGGGAGCAGCTGTCGCGGCTGGATACGCTGGCGGCCATGCGCTCGGGTGCGGAAAAAGAGCATCCGGCGGTCGCGGCGGTAAGCTGA
- a CDS encoding beta-ketoacyl-ACP synthase III: MMARRSLLVGFGGYLPDRIVTNDELAARLETSDEWIRARTGITQRHIAGPHDTAVSMAAAAGARALDYAGMAAADVGAIIVATSTPDQAFPSTAVRVQAELGLRGGFGFDIAAACSGFVYALSMADSLIRSGQVDSVLVIGSEVYSRILDWSDRGTCVLFGDGAGAVLLKAADGPEPGDTRPKGILSTHLHSDGSTGDLLYVDGAIGLRESSGFLRMRGRDVFRHAVAKLSSSVDEVLHANGLTYADVNWLVPHQANLRIIEGVARKLELPPERVVVTVDRHANTSAASIPLAMNEAVRDGRIRPGDLVLMEALGGGLTWGSALARM; the protein is encoded by the coding sequence ATGATGGCGAGACGTTCGCTTCTGGTCGGGTTTGGCGGATATCTGCCGGACCGGATCGTGACCAATGACGAACTGGCGGCGCGCCTGGAGACGTCGGACGAGTGGATTCGGGCCCGCACCGGAATCACCCAGCGTCATATCGCCGGGCCGCACGACACCGCCGTCAGCATGGCGGCGGCGGCCGGGGCCCGGGCACTGGATTATGCCGGCATGGCGGCTGCCGATGTCGGCGCGATCATCGTCGCGACCAGCACGCCCGATCAGGCCTTTCCCTCCACCGCCGTGCGGGTCCAGGCCGAACTGGGCCTTCGGGGCGGTTTCGGCTTCGACATCGCCGCCGCCTGCTCGGGCTTCGTCTACGCGCTGTCGATGGCGGATTCGCTGATCCGCAGCGGTCAGGTCGATTCCGTCCTGGTGATCGGCAGCGAGGTCTATTCGCGCATTCTAGACTGGTCGGATCGCGGCACCTGCGTCCTGTTCGGGGACGGGGCCGGCGCGGTCCTGCTGAAGGCCGCGGATGGGCCGGAACCGGGAGACACCCGGCCGAAGGGTATCCTGTCCACCCATCTGCATTCCGACGGCAGCACGGGCGACCTGCTGTATGTCGATGGGGCGATCGGCCTGCGGGAGAGTTCCGGCTTCCTGCGCATGCGGGGGCGGGACGTCTTCCGCCATGCGGTGGCCAAGCTGTCTTCTTCGGTGGACGAGGTCCTGCACGCCAATGGCCTGACCTATGCCGACGTGAACTGGCTGGTGCCGCACCAGGCCAATCTGCGGATCATCGAAGGTGTGGCCCGCAAGCTGGAACTGCCGCCCGAACGGGTGGTCGTGACGGTGGATCGTCACGCCAACACCTCGGCGGCTTCGATCCCGCTGGCGATGAACGAAGCCGTGCGCGACGGGCGTATCCGTCCCGGCGACCTGGTGCTGATGGAAGCCCTGGGCGGCGGCCTGACATGGGGCTCGGCCCTGGCCCGAATGTAA
- a CDS encoding DUF3574 domain-containing protein, whose amino-acid sequence MRAIPILGLLVLATLAGCAPASRDEALCARFGAHRGIEISLLFGLTRPDGGVVTDAEWADFLRREVTPRFPDGLSVFQAMGQWRDRVSGQVTAEPSRIVWIAADASAPDLRARLDAIRAGYRHDFQQQSVGLTIRGGCQTF is encoded by the coding sequence ATGAGGGCGATACCGATCCTTGGCCTGCTGGTCCTCGCCACGCTGGCAGGCTGCGCGCCCGCGTCCCGGGACGAGGCCCTGTGCGCCCGTTTCGGCGCGCATCGGGGAATCGAGATCTCGCTGCTGTTCGGCCTGACCCGACCCGATGGCGGTGTGGTCACCGACGCCGAATGGGCCGATTTCCTGCGGCGCGAGGTCACCCCGCGCTTCCCGGACGGGCTGAGCGTGTTCCAGGCCATGGGCCAGTGGCGGGACCGGGTCAGCGGCCAGGTGACCGCCGAGCCGTCGCGCATCGTCTGGATCGCCGCCGACGCCTCCGCGCCGGACCTGAGGGCGCGGCTGGACGCCATCCGCGCGGGCTATCGGCATGATTTCCAGCAACAATCGGTGGGTCTTACGATCCGCGGCGGGTGCCAGACGTTCTGA
- a CDS encoding MerR family transcriptional regulator, with protein sequence MSTAGPVRGSGQGYWQDADMPGLGEAGPQAAEDGAADGMADGAARLKKAPHAFRTISEVADELHVPQHVLRFWETRFTQVRPLKRGGGRRYYRPDDIELLRRIADLLYVQGYTIKGVQRMLREGDTGVPTTQAAPESGEGEDLFLSPDISVVPEDESGMDEARGGSEAVRGEEIEMTLVHRNEAAPPAQSPEDAAADAAEIERILSENQVLKENLRGILVELRALRRLIPV encoded by the coding sequence ATGAGCACCGCCGGCCCAGTCCGGGGATCAGGCCAGGGATATTGGCAGGATGCCGACATGCCCGGCCTGGGCGAGGCAGGGCCGCAGGCGGCCGAGGACGGCGCGGCTGACGGCATGGCTGACGGGGCGGCCCGCCTGAAGAAGGCGCCGCATGCCTTCCGCACGATCAGCGAGGTCGCGGACGAACTGCACGTTCCGCAGCATGTGCTGCGTTTCTGGGAAACACGCTTCACCCAGGTGCGCCCGCTGAAGCGCGGGGGCGGCCGACGCTATTACCGCCCTGACGATATCGAATTGCTGCGCCGGATCGCCGACCTGCTTTACGTGCAGGGCTACACGATCAAGGGCGTGCAGCGGATGCTGCGCGAGGGCGACACCGGCGTTCCCACCACCCAGGCCGCGCCCGAATCGGGGGAAGGGGAGGACCTGTTCCTGTCCCCGGACATCTCGGTGGTTCCGGAAGACGAGTCCGGAATGGACGAGGCGCGTGGTGGAAGCGAGGCCGTGCGGGGCGAGGAGATCGAGATGACCCTGGTGCATCGGAACGAGGCAGCCCCCCCTGCGCAGTCGCCTGAAGATGCGGCGGCGGACGCGGCGGAGATCGAGCGAATCCTGAGCGAAAACCAGGTCCTGAAAGAGAATCTGCGCGGGATTCTGGTGGAGTTGCGGGCCCTGCGGCGGCTGATTCCAGTCTGA
- a CDS encoding NUDIX hydrolase, whose amino-acid sequence MTSDAASFFRHLESCNTARLPGDRTPFRFGSQKADEAPSGWIAPALVPELERLGLPRRAGALVLDDPARLESLGEDLAASGLYRSHHELFDVAPTADGPAIARIDRGALPLFGLIAHGVHMNGLVRRADGLHLWTGRRAMDKRLDPGKLDHLVAGGIPAGHTPEQALHKEAAEEASIPPDLIARAVPTARIRYAMERPEGLRRDVLHCYDLDLPPDFTPAPADGEVEFFTLIPLREAYRIVRDSDEFKFNVNLVLIDLFLRHGMIDPDSVEGRRLRAGLDGRDTPAFA is encoded by the coding sequence ATGACATCGGACGCCGCTTCCTTTTTCCGGCACCTTGAATCCTGCAACACGGCCCGCCTGCCCGGGGACCGCACGCCCTTCCGGTTCGGCAGCCAGAAGGCGGACGAGGCACCCTCCGGCTGGATTGCCCCCGCCCTGGTTCCGGAACTGGAGCGGCTCGGCCTGCCCCGGCGCGCGGGCGCGCTGGTGCTGGACGACCCGGCCCGGCTGGAATCGCTGGGCGAGGACCTGGCGGCGTCCGGCCTCTACCGCTCGCATCACGAACTGTTCGATGTCGCGCCCACGGCCGACGGGCCGGCGATCGCACGGATCGACCGGGGGGCGCTGCCGCTGTTCGGGCTGATCGCGCATGGCGTGCACATGAACGGGCTGGTCCGGCGCGCGGACGGGCTGCATCTGTGGACGGGGCGCCGTGCGATGGACAAGCGCCTGGACCCGGGCAAGCTGGACCATCTGGTCGCCGGCGGCATTCCGGCCGGCCACACCCCGGAACAGGCGCTGCACAAGGAAGCGGCGGAAGAAGCCAGCATTCCCCCTGACCTGATCGCCCGGGCCGTGCCCACGGCGCGCATCCGCTACGCCATGGAACGGCCCGAGGGCCTGCGCCGCGACGTGCTGCATTGCTACGACCTGGACCTGCCGCCCGACTTCACGCCCGCTCCCGCGGACGGCGAGGTCGAATTCTTCACGCTGATCCCCCTGCGCGAGGCATACCGGATCGTGCGGGACAGCGACGAGTTCAAGTTCAACGTCAACCTGGTCCTGATCGACCTGTTCCTGCGCCACGGCATGATCGACCCGGATAGTGTGGAGGGACGCCGGCTGCGCGCGGGGCTGGACGGACGCGACACTCCGGCCTTCGCATGA
- a CDS encoding AI-2E family transporter — MTDQPPSPLLPPPDRSPFRLMRERHRVQRVARFLLAMFFTLLALYTIRGFLPSLIWGGIFAIVAWPLYAATRERWKSLPGGTILPLLFTTGIALIFLVPMGLFALEAAREAQSVVTWANEARHSGMPVPGWIQRLPLGSATLAGWWQDHLANPDDVSDLLHSFNIGHGMQVTQRVGTQIFHRGVLFIFAILTLFFLLKDGESVTRQCLVVSRRAFGKRGETIAQQIIASIHGTVAGLVLVGLGEGALMGVAYLIAGAQHPFLFGVFTAVAAMIPFCAVIAVAAVTLMLLVKGATIAAIAILALGLAVIFIADHFVRPALIGGSTQMPFLWVLTGILGGVESWNLLGLFVGPAIMSVLHLLWRNWTRDRVQDGLREEADDLC, encoded by the coding sequence ATGACGGATCAGCCCCCCTCGCCCCTTCTGCCGCCTCCCGACCGCTCCCCCTTCCGCCTGATGCGCGAACGCCATCGCGTGCAGCGCGTCGCCCGCTTCCTGCTGGCGATGTTCTTCACCCTGCTGGCGCTCTACACGATCCGGGGCTTCCTGCCGTCCCTGATCTGGGGCGGGATTTTCGCCATCGTGGCCTGGCCGCTCTATGCCGCCACGCGGGAACGGTGGAAATCGCTGCCGGGCGGCACGATCCTGCCGCTGCTGTTCACCACCGGGATCGCCCTGATCTTCCTGGTGCCGATGGGATTGTTCGCCCTGGAAGCCGCGCGTGAGGCCCAGAGCGTCGTGACCTGGGCGAACGAGGCCCGGCATTCCGGCATGCCCGTGCCCGGCTGGATCCAGCGCCTGCCCCTGGGCTCCGCTACGCTGGCCGGCTGGTGGCAGGACCACCTGGCGAATCCGGACGACGTGTCGGACCTGCTGCATTCGTTCAATATCGGGCATGGCATGCAGGTGACGCAGCGCGTCGGGACGCAGATCTTCCATCGCGGCGTGCTGTTCATCTTCGCGATCCTGACCCTGTTCTTCCTGCTGAAGGACGGCGAAAGCGTGACCCGCCAGTGCCTGGTCGTCTCGCGCCGGGCCTTCGGCAAGCGGGGCGAGACCATCGCCCAGCAGATCATCGCCTCGATCCACGGGACGGTGGCGGGCCTGGTGCTGGTGGGCCTGGGTGAAGGCGCGCTGATGGGGGTGGCCTACCTGATCGCGGGCGCTCAGCATCCGTTCCTGTTCGGCGTGTTCACGGCCGTCGCGGCCATGATCCCGTTCTGCGCCGTCATCGCCGTGGCGGCGGTGACGCTGATGCTGCTGGTCAAGGGGGCGACGATCGCCGCCATCGCCATCCTGGCGCTGGGGCTGGCCGTCATTTTCATCGCCGACCATTTCGTCCGGCCCGCGCTGATCGGCGGATCGACCCAGATGCCGTTCCTGTGGGTCCTGACCGGCATCCTGGGCGGCGTGGAAAGCTGGAACCTGCTGGGCCTCTTCGTGGGCCCGGCCATCATGTCCGTCCTGCACCTGCTGTGGCGCAACTGGACGCGCGACCGCGTCCAGGATGGACTGCGGGAAGAGGCTGACGATTTGTGCTGA
- a CDS encoding S9 family peptidase — protein MTTPPVARTDPQTITQLGRVRIDEYGWMKDENWQAVLRDPSVLRADIAAHLRAENAYTAAILAPTESLQATIAAEMKARIREDDTYPALPHGPWRYYMRYAAGAQHPIHARHPEGRPEAETILLDVDRMAKGHEYFAVATATHSPDHLLFAHAEDNQGSEVYRVVISDIARGTPVGPAIENCSGNFAFSPDARHLFWTWRDAHGRPTKIFRRRIGTDEDVLVYEETDPGFFIGVEASRSGRWIVISASNQDTSESWLIPGGNPEAAAACVEPRRTGVLYSLSHWGDRFAILTNTDGAVDFKLMEAPDTTPGRAHWRDLVPHLPGRYITDCMAFSGHLVWRERRDANTALVVRRVDGTEHVLSSDEDAYVLSFSGSFEYDTRELRYVYQSPTTPRQWYAYDMDSRTRHLLKTQEVPSGHDPRDYRCWRLTATALDGTQVPITVLGLHGTPIDGSAPLLLYGYGSYGHAIEPTFSTGVFSLVDRGWFYAIAHVRGGSEKGWNWFLGGRGRNKPNSFTDFIACAEHLIADGFTGAGRIVTDGRSAGGMVMGAIANMRPDLFAGIVAVVPFVDELNTMSDTSLPLTPPEWPEWGNPLEDEAAYDLIASYAAYEQVAPRPYPAILAIGGLSDPRVTYWEPAKWIARLRAHTTSSRPLLLRINMEAGHGGASGRFDALKEAALIQAFAIWAVDTTDHTRTE, from the coding sequence ATGACCACCCCCCCGGTCGCCCGCACGGACCCCCAGACGATCACGCAGCTCGGCCGGGTCCGCATCGACGAATATGGGTGGATGAAGGACGAGAACTGGCAGGCCGTCCTGCGCGACCCATCGGTGCTGCGCGCGGACATCGCGGCGCACCTGCGGGCCGAGAACGCCTACACCGCCGCCATCCTGGCCCCGACCGAATCCCTGCAGGCCACCATCGCCGCCGAGATGAAGGCCCGCATCCGCGAGGATGATACCTATCCCGCGCTGCCGCACGGTCCCTGGCGCTATTACATGCGCTACGCGGCCGGCGCCCAGCACCCGATCCATGCCCGCCACCCCGAGGGCCGGCCCGAGGCCGAGACGATCCTGCTGGACGTGGACCGGATGGCGAAGGGGCACGAGTATTTCGCCGTCGCCACAGCGACCCACAGCCCCGACCACCTGCTGTTCGCCCATGCCGAGGACAATCAGGGGTCCGAGGTCTATCGCGTCGTCATCAGCGACATCGCGCGCGGCACGCCGGTCGGGCCGGCGATCGAAAACTGCAGCGGCAATTTCGCGTTTTCGCCCGACGCGCGGCATCTGTTCTGGACCTGGCGGGACGCGCATGGCCGCCCGACGAAGATCTTTCGCCGCCGCATCGGCACCGACGAGGACGTGCTGGTCTACGAGGAAACGGACCCCGGCTTCTTCATCGGGGTCGAGGCCAGCCGCTCCGGACGCTGGATCGTCATTTCGGCCAGCAACCAGGACACGTCCGAATCCTGGCTGATCCCCGGCGGCAATCCCGAGGCGGCGGCCGCGTGCGTCGAGCCGCGCCGCACCGGCGTGCTCTACAGCCTTAGCCACTGGGGGGACCGCTTCGCGATCCTGACCAACACCGACGGCGCCGTCGATTTCAAGCTGATGGAAGCGCCCGATACCACCCCGGGGCGGGCGCACTGGCGCGACCTGGTCCCGCACCTGCCCGGCCGCTACATCACCGACTGCATGGCCTTTTCCGGGCATCTGGTCTGGCGCGAGCGCCGGGATGCCAACACCGCGCTGGTCGTCCGCCGCGTCGACGGGACCGAGCATGTCCTGTCATCGGACGAGGACGCCTATGTCCTGTCCTTCTCGGGGTCCTTCGAATACGACACGCGCGAATTGCGCTATGTCTACCAGTCGCCGACCACGCCCCGGCAATGGTACGCCTATGACATGGACAGCCGTACCCGCCACCTGCTGAAGACGCAGGAGGTACCGTCGGGACACGACCCGCGCGATTACAGATGCTGGCGCCTGACCGCCACCGCACTGGACGGGACGCAGGTGCCGATCACCGTGCTGGGGCTGCACGGCACGCCCATCGACGGCTCCGCCCCCCTGCTGCTCTATGGTTACGGCTCGTACGGCCATGCGATCGAACCGACCTTTTCCACTGGGGTCTTCAGCCTGGTGGACCGGGGATGGTTCTACGCCATCGCCCATGTGCGCGGCGGGTCGGAAAAGGGCTGGAACTGGTTCCTGGGCGGACGGGGCCGCAACAAGCCCAACAGCTTCACCGATTTCATCGCCTGCGCCGAACACCTGATCGCGGACGGCTTCACCGGGGCGGGACGGATCGTGACGGACGGGCGTTCCGCCGGCGGGATGGTCATGGGGGCGATCGCCAACATGCGCCCCGACCTGTTCGCGGGAATCGTCGCCGTGGTGCCGTTCGTGGACGAGCTGAACACGATGTCGGACACCAGTCTGCCGCTGACGCCGCCGGAATGGCCGGAATGGGGCAATCCGCTGGAAGATGAAGCGGCCTACGACCTGATCGCCAGCTATGCCGCCTATGAACAGGTGGCGCCGCGCCCGTATCCGGCGATCCTGGCCATCGGCGGCCTGTCGGACCCGCGCGTGACCTACTGGGAACCGGCGAAATGGATCGCCCGGCTGCGCGCGCACACGACGTCGTCCCGCCCGCTGCTGCTGCGCATCAACATGGAGGCCGGGCATGGCGGCGCGTCCGGCCGCTTCGACGCATTGAAGGAGGCCGCCCTGATCCAGGCCTTCGCCATCTGGGCGGTGGATACGACCGACCATACGAGAACCGAATGA
- a CDS encoding integration host factor subunit alpha: MDGPSPHAYPWRMSTVTRASLAEHIYSQVGLSRNESADLLEHVLERVAKELESGNTVKISGFGTFSVRQKGRRTGRNPKTGVEVPILPRSVLVFRPSQLLRARVNGGPVDGIEDDGE; encoded by the coding sequence ATTGACGGCCCATCGCCGCATGCATACCCTTGGCGCATGAGCACAGTGACCCGCGCCAGTCTGGCAGAACATATCTATAGTCAGGTCGGACTTTCCAGGAACGAATCCGCCGATCTGCTCGAACATGTGCTCGAGCGGGTCGCGAAGGAACTCGAGTCCGGAAATACGGTCAAGATCAGTGGCTTCGGGACCTTTTCGGTCCGTCAGAAGGGGCGCCGGACGGGCCGGAACCCCAAGACGGGGGTCGAGGTGCCGATCCTGCCGCGCTCGGTGCTGGTCTTCCGGCCCAGCCAGTTGCTGCGTGCGCGGGTGAATGGCGGCCCGGTCGACGGGATCGAGGATGACGGCGAATGA
- a CDS encoding ABCB family ABC transporter ATP-binding protein/permease — translation MTPPPSHTGRAPERPVRETLRALLPYLWPRDDPRTRLRVAGACALLIAAKVATICVPYLYSRVVDALHGLDGAGVAAIPLALIGGYGLLRLLSAGLGEWRDALFAPVRCRISCAAAIRSFRHMHALSLRFHLDRQSGGVTQAIARGTEAIETILRVGVFNVVPTLIEALMVIAVIWRLFDWRYAVIMLAAVAAYVGFTVSFTSWRIGIRRVMNDINTEASWKALDSLLNYETVKYFGNEEHESHRYEEAQRRYERAAVRTQVSLNGLNFGQAAIIAVTLTLVMLLAAHDVAQGRLTVGRFVLVNTYLMQLYLPLNFLGSIYSSLRTALVDLEQMFRLTDETPEIVDRPDSIGLPARLDEAPAAAIRFEHVRFAYRPDREILHDVSFSVPAGGRVAIVGPTGAGKSTISRLLFRFYDVSSGRIVVDGHDVRDYAQAALRAAIGVVPQDTVLFNDTIGYNIAYGRLGASRDEIEHAARLAQIHDFIVSLPDGYATRVGERGLKLSGGEKQRVAIARTILKNPRILILDEATSALDTHTEQEIQTALRTVSAERTTVIIAHRLSTVVDADEILVMGEGVIQERGTHRSLLARDGLYARMWAAQAEEREDEEV, via the coding sequence ATGACACCGCCCCCATCCCATACCGGGCGCGCGCCGGAACGCCCGGTGCGCGAGACCCTGCGCGCGCTGCTGCCCTATCTCTGGCCCCGCGACGATCCCCGCACCCGCCTGCGCGTGGCGGGGGCATGCGCCCTGCTGATCGCCGCCAAGGTCGCGACGATCTGCGTGCCGTATCTCTACAGCCGGGTGGTCGATGCGCTGCACGGCCTGGACGGTGCCGGCGTGGCGGCCATCCCGCTGGCGCTGATCGGCGGGTACGGGCTGCTGCGGCTGCTGTCGGCCGGCCTGGGGGAGTGGCGGGACGCGCTGTTCGCCCCGGTGCGCTGCCGCATCAGTTGCGCCGCGGCCATCCGCAGCTTCCGGCACATGCATGCCCTGTCGCTGCGCTTCCACCTGGACCGCCAGTCGGGTGGCGTGACCCAGGCCATCGCACGCGGGACCGAGGCGATCGAAACGATCCTGCGCGTCGGCGTCTTCAATGTGGTGCCCACGCTGATCGAGGCGCTGATGGTCATCGCGGTCATCTGGCGCCTGTTTGACTGGCGCTATGCCGTCATCATGCTGGCCGCGGTCGCGGCCTATGTCGGCTTCACGGTCAGCTTCACGTCCTGGCGCATCGGCATCCGGCGCGTGATGAACGACATCAATACCGAGGCAAGCTGGAAGGCGCTGGACAGCCTGCTGAACTACGAGACGGTCAAGTATTTCGGCAACGAGGAGCATGAAAGCCACCGGTACGAGGAGGCCCAGCGCCGCTACGAACGCGCCGCCGTGCGGACCCAGGTATCGCTGAACGGGCTGAATTTCGGGCAGGCGGCCATCATCGCGGTGACGCTGACCCTGGTCATGCTGCTGGCGGCGCACGACGTGGCGCAGGGGCGGCTGACGGTCGGGCGGTTCGTGCTGGTCAATACCTACCTGATGCAGCTCTACCTGCCGCTGAATTTCCTGGGCAGCATCTATTCGTCGCTGCGGACGGCGCTGGTGGACCTGGAGCAGATGTTCCGGCTGACCGACGAAACGCCCGAAATCGTCGACCGGCCGGATTCGATCGGCCTGCCCGCCCGGCTGGACGAGGCACCGGCGGCGGCGATCCGCTTCGAGCATGTCCGCTTCGCCTACCGGCCGGACCGCGAGATCCTGCACGATGTCAGCTTCAGTGTTCCGGCGGGCGGCCGGGTGGCCATCGTCGGCCCCACCGGCGCGGGCAAATCGACCATCAGCCGCCTGCTGTTCCGTTTCTATGACGTCAGTTCGGGCCGGATCGTGGTGGACGGGCACGACGTGCGCGACTACGCCCAGGCGGCGCTGCGGGCGGCGATCGGCGTGGTGCCGCAGGATACGGTGCTGTTCAACGACACGATCGGCTACAACATCGCCTATGGCCGCCTGGGGGCGTCGCGGGACGAGATCGAGCACGCGGCCCGGCTGGCGCAGATCCATGATTTCATCGTCAGCCTGCCAGACGGATACGCGACCCGGGTGGGCGAGCGCGGGCTGAAGCTGTCGGGGGGCGAGAAGCAGCGCGTGGCCATCGCGCGCACCATCCTGAAGAACCCGCGCATCCTGATCCTGGACGAGGCCACCAGCGCGCTGGACACCCACACCGAACAGGAAATCCAGACCGCGCTGCGCACGGTTTCGGCCGAGCGGACGACCGTCATCATCGCCCACCGTCTGTCGACCGTGGTCGATGCGGATGAAATCCTTGTGATGGGAGAGGGCGTGATCCAGGAACGCGGTACCCATCGCAGCCTGCTGGCCCGCGACGGACTTTATGCCCGCATGTGGGCGGCCCAGGCCGAGGAGCGCGAGGACGAGGAAGTATAG